The proteins below come from a single Miscanthus floridulus cultivar M001 chromosome 1, ASM1932011v1, whole genome shotgun sequence genomic window:
- the LOC136481499 gene encoding probable acylpyruvase FAHD2, mitochondrial — protein sequence MAAAACGGAELLAASTKIIGVGRNYIAHAKELGNPVPKEPVLFLKPTSSFLHAGVATAAVEIPEPLESLHHEVELAVVISRRGRDIPEASAMDFVGGCALALDMTARELQSAAKSAGLPWTLAKGQDTFTPISAVVPKSAVTNPDDLELWLKVDDELRQKGSTTDMIFKIPFLISYISSIMTLMEGDVILTGTPEGVGPVRVGQKIKAGITDLIDVEFDVRRRNRSFSA from the exons atggcggctgcggCCTGCGGCGGCGCAGAGCTCCTCGCGGCGAGCACGAAGATTATCGGCGTTGGGCGCAACTACATCGCCCACGCCAAGGAGCTCGGCAACCCGGTCCCCAAG GAGCCCGTCCTGTTCCTGAAGCCGACCTCGTCGTTCCTCCACGCTGGCGTGGCCACCGCCGCCGTGGAGATCCCGGAGCCGCTCGAGTCGCTGCACCACGAGGTCGAGCTCGCCGTCGTCATCTCCCGGCGCGGGCGCGACATCCCCGAGGCGTCCGCCATGGACTTCGTCGGAG GTTGTGCACTTGCTTTGGACATGACAGCAAGGGAACTTCAATCTGCTGCTAAG TCTGCAGGCCTCCCATGGACTTTGGCCAAAGGACAAGACACCTTCACTCCAATTAGTGCAGTA GTTCCTAAATCGGCTGTCACTAATCCCGACGATCTTGAGCTCTGGCTAAAG GTAGATGATGAACTAAGGCAGAAAGGATCGACAACTGACATGATATTCAAGATTCCTTTTCTGATCAGCTATATCAGTTCCATCATGACATTAATGGAGGGTGATGTGATACTAACAG GTACTCCTGAGGGTGTGGGTCCTGTGCGAGTAGGTCAGAAGATCAAAGCTGGTATAACTGACCTAATTGATGTCGAGTTTGATGTTCGGAGGCGCAATCGGTCATTTTCCGCATGA